A region from the Thermanaeromonas sp. C210 genome encodes:
- a CDS encoding flavodoxin family protein produces the protein MIKVLGICGSPRKGNSQYLLEKALEAAQQVAPGEVATELYSIRGKKFAPCIGCSRCGEKQGECIFQDDFQELREKWLEADAIIYSVPVYHMGIPAQLKAFIDRLGNSLFGRYAGLFEGEATLPKSMKVVGAIAQGCHLFSGQEHTITDLINHALVMGCVPVTGDMWEAYIGAAAWTYNEGGRNVLESKENAGSLDMRVALRGAATIGRRAAELAMIIKAGGQALSERLKQDPIYRPFLDRLQG, from the coding sequence ATGATAAAGGTTTTAGGTATCTGTGGAAGCCCTAGAAAGGGGAACAGCCAGTATCTCCTGGAGAAAGCCCTGGAAGCTGCACAGCAGGTGGCACCAGGTGAAGTGGCAACCGAACTGTACTCCATCCGGGGGAAGAAATTTGCCCCTTGCATCGGTTGTTCCCGCTGCGGCGAAAAGCAGGGCGAGTGCATCTTCCAAGATGATTTCCAGGAGCTGCGGGAAAAGTGGCTGGAGGCGGATGCCATTATCTATTCGGTACCGGTGTACCATATGGGCATTCCGGCCCAGCTCAAGGCCTTTATCGACCGGCTGGGCAACAGCCTGTTCGGCCGCTACGCCGGCCTTTTTGAGGGGGAGGCTACCCTGCCCAAAAGCATGAAGGTTGTAGGTGCCATTGCCCAGGGGTGCCACCTGTTCTCCGGCCAGGAGCATACCATTACCGACCTCATCAACCACGCCCTTGTCATGGGATGCGTGCCGGTGACGGGCGACATGTGGGAGGCCTATATCGGCGCTGCGGCCTGGACGTACAATGAAGGGGGCCGGAATGTGCTGGAGAGTAAGGAGAATGCAGGGAGTCTGGACATGAGGGTGGCGCTGCGCGGGGCCGCTACCATCGGCCGCAGGGCGGCCGAACTGGCCATGATCATCAAGGCGGGCGGCCAGGCGTTAAGCGAACGGCTGAAGCAAGACCCTATTTACCGTCCTTTCCTGGATCGCCTTCAGGGTTAA
- a CDS encoding 4Fe-4S dicluster domain-containing protein — translation MGKIVVTPENCTGCKACMMVCSLVHEKAPSYRRARIRIKKKEEIEESTPVVCRQCDEAPCMDACPVEAIRRNERNEVLLFSDECTGCQACIEACPYGVIFFDAEKGVAFKCDLCGGEPACVTMCQLPQAIRYES, via the coding sequence GTGGGAAAGATTGTGGTGACTCCCGAAAACTGCACGGGGTGCAAAGCCTGTATGATGGTCTGCTCCCTGGTGCACGAAAAAGCGCCCAGCTATCGCCGGGCGCGTATCCGGATCAAAAAGAAAGAGGAGATTGAGGAATCCACCCCGGTGGTGTGCCGGCAATGCGATGAGGCACCCTGCATGGATGCGTGCCCTGTGGAGGCCATCCGGAGAAATGAACGAAACGAAGTCCTTCTCTTCAGCGACGAATGTACCGGTTGTCAGGCATGTATTGAGGCATGCCCGTACGGCGTCATCTTTTTTGACGCTGAAAAGGGAGTAGCCTTTAAGTGCGACCTGTGCGGAGGAGAGCCTGCGTGCGTCACCATGTGCCAGCTCCCGCAGGCCATTCGGTACGAGAGCTAA
- a CDS encoding DUF917 domain-containing protein, with translation MASYRLTARDIDPLLEGLAILGTGGGGNPEWGRAILEKDLAEGRELVLVDPDQVPDDSLVVCGGIMGSVKTLEQWSIHDLLDRWEKKFELLEATRAMERYLNRRVDYVVPFEVGGLNTPVMLSLAARLGIATVDGDALGRSAPETQMTSFLGHGVSLTPMPLVDAEGNTIIVAEQVDPVFADEIGRWMVTRGGGLGANNHYPMSGAQLKQAVIPRTISKALEIGRAVIAARNEGKDPVQRVAEVMGGKLLFRGTVEKVEGEDRGGFYLTNVWLSGEDDCGRARAHMVIKNETMVLWIKDQLKAVFPDLVCMLDPKSGRGIMSVEIEEGQPMALVGVPCHQRLRESMKTPQGARAFSGARYGHPEVEYTPIELL, from the coding sequence ATGGCAAGCTATCGGCTAACAGCGAGAGATATCGATCCCCTCCTGGAGGGCCTCGCCATCCTGGGCACCGGTGGGGGAGGCAACCCCGAGTGGGGACGCGCCATCCTGGAGAAGGACCTGGCCGAGGGGAGGGAGTTGGTGCTGGTCGATCCCGACCAGGTACCAGACGATTCCCTGGTAGTCTGCGGCGGAATTATGGGCTCGGTGAAGACCCTGGAGCAGTGGAGCATTCATGACCTGCTCGACCGGTGGGAGAAGAAATTTGAACTGCTGGAAGCCACCAGGGCCATGGAGAGGTATTTAAACCGCCGGGTGGACTATGTAGTACCCTTTGAGGTAGGCGGTCTCAATACCCCCGTAATGCTTTCCCTGGCCGCGCGGTTGGGTATCGCCACCGTGGATGGAGATGCCCTGGGGAGGTCGGCTCCGGAGACCCAGATGACCAGTTTCCTGGGCCACGGGGTTTCCTTGACCCCTATGCCTCTGGTAGACGCCGAGGGCAACACCATCATCGTGGCCGAACAGGTAGACCCGGTGTTCGCCGACGAGATAGGTCGCTGGATGGTCACCAGAGGGGGCGGCCTGGGTGCTAACAACCATTACCCCATGTCCGGGGCTCAACTGAAGCAGGCTGTCATCCCGCGAACCATCAGCAAAGCCCTGGAGATCGGCCGGGCGGTCATCGCCGCCAGGAATGAAGGTAAGGATCCCGTCCAGAGGGTGGCTGAGGTAATGGGTGGGAAGCTCCTCTTCCGCGGGACGGTGGAGAAGGTGGAAGGAGAAGATAGGGGAGGCTTTTACCTTACCAACGTCTGGTTGAGCGGTGAGGACGACTGCGGTCGTGCGCGGGCCCATATGGTCATCAAGAATGAGACCATGGTCCTGTGGATAAAGGACCAACTCAAGGCGGTCTTCCCCGATCTGGTATGCATGTTGGACCCGAAATCGGGTCGGGGGATTATGAGCGTTGAGATAGAGGAAGGCCAGCCCATGGCCCTGGTGGGCGTACCGTGCCACCAACGGCTGCGGGAAAGCATGAAGACGCCTCAGGGCGCGCGGGCCTTCAGTGGAGCCCGATACGGGCATCCGGAGGTGGAATATACGCCTATTGAACTACTATAG
- a CDS encoding pyridoxal-phosphate-dependent aminotransferase family protein, which yields MEKPLLMIPGPCALTQEVRAAMSQPIVPHYGEEWVREYNETRDSLKPLLGTKGKVYLTVGSGHAGVEAAVNTLAAPGERIAVVDNGFFGERIAWIAETYGIGVVRVKGEWGQPVDPALVDKVLKEERDVKAVAVVHGETSTGVVNPVKEIGEITSRRSVLLFVDAVCSVGGMEFLMDDWGVDVCVTASQKGLSAPPGLAVIAVSQKAQEFLVARQSPPVGWYLNLRVWQEFEKKQGRFQPYGITMAVNTVRALKVSLDQMYQEGLKQRFRRHEEVARHIREGVAVLGLETLAQGEPLPLVTAVKCPPDVKAEDIVSFLKEKHGIYISGGLGPHKEDTFRVGHMGATATLEAAESFLEALGDFLRHRC from the coding sequence ATGGAAAAGCCGCTGTTGATGATACCGGGCCCCTGCGCTCTAACCCAAGAGGTGCGGGCTGCTATGAGCCAGCCGATAGTTCCTCACTACGGGGAAGAGTGGGTTCGGGAATACAACGAAACAAGGGACAGCCTTAAACCTTTGTTGGGTACTAAAGGAAAAGTGTATTTAACCGTGGGTTCGGGCCATGCGGGCGTCGAGGCGGCCGTAAATACCCTGGCAGCCCCGGGCGAAAGAATAGCGGTAGTGGACAACGGCTTTTTTGGCGAACGGATAGCGTGGATCGCCGAGACCTACGGCATTGGGGTAGTGCGAGTAAAAGGAGAATGGGGCCAGCCGGTGGATCCGGCTTTGGTAGACAAGGTTCTCAAAGAAGAAAGGGATGTAAAGGCGGTAGCAGTAGTTCATGGTGAAACTTCTACCGGCGTGGTTAACCCTGTTAAAGAGATCGGAGAGATTACCAGCCGTCGGAGCGTACTTCTTTTCGTAGATGCCGTATGTTCGGTGGGAGGAATGGAGTTCTTAATGGATGACTGGGGAGTGGACGTGTGTGTAACTGCTTCCCAGAAGGGCCTTTCGGCACCACCGGGATTGGCCGTAATCGCTGTTAGCCAAAAAGCACAAGAATTCCTGGTGGCCCGCCAATCCCCTCCGGTAGGATGGTACCTGAATCTTCGGGTATGGCAGGAATTCGAGAAGAAACAAGGCCGTTTCCAGCCTTACGGTATCACTATGGCGGTCAATACTGTACGGGCTTTGAAGGTTAGCCTGGACCAGATGTACCAGGAGGGGCTCAAGCAGCGCTTCCGGCGCCATGAAGAAGTTGCCCGGCATATCCGGGAAGGAGTCGCTGTTTTGGGGTTGGAAACGCTGGCCCAGGGAGAACCGCTTCCTTTAGTTACGGCGGTGAAATGCCCTCCCGACGTTAAGGCTGAGGATATAGTCTCTTTCCTCAAAGAGAAACACGGCATTTATATAAGCGGAGGCCTGGGTCCCCACAAGGAAGACACCTTCCGAGTAGGTCATATGGGGGCTACGGCCACCCTGGAAGCCGCCGAAAGTTTCCTGGAAGCTTTAGGGGATTTTCTGAGACACCGGTGTTAA
- a CDS encoding aldehyde ferredoxin oxidoreductase family protein gives MTKAKVILHVDLSEGRTWTEPISKELEAAFLGSRGINAKLLWDLVKPGIDPLGPENVLIFGAGKLSGTGAPSSGRTTITCKSPATGLYLKANSGGHWGTELRYAGYDHLVVHGAAARPVYIYIEDDRVEVRSAAHLWGKDVRETTRILREELGEEIEVACIGQAGENLVKMAGVMCSIYNTAARGGGGAVMGSKKLKAIAVKGSGEIALKDPVTYWKVVQECVKGLLADSGSSGLHAYGTSGSVLPLNELRGFAVDNWRRGSHPNLEKISGQILAERYLKRKVGCNSCILGCHRYTELDHGKYAGCYSGGPELETLGSLGCGCGVYEWEYILKGNELCNLYGMDTISVGNVIAWAMECYERGVLTKKDTGGLELTWGNGEAVVEMVRQIAFREGLGNLLAEGVRRAAQQVGQDSWKWAIEVKGLEQSRVDTRKAMAYALAFAVNPRGADHLHTETFAEFGLSPEARAIIKDITGDEKYANPYLTEKRAEIVRRHEDCYAVTDSLGFCAFTTTALFGVTPDRMARLFAAATGLEMSEDEIMKAGRRIVNIEKAFNVREGATRQDDTAPWRLLNEPAPDLPEGATVLSQEKLDEMLDAYYTLHNWDPKTSWPKRETLVELGLDGVARELEAMGRLLPE, from the coding sequence ATGACGAAGGCCAAGGTTATTCTGCATGTGGATTTGTCGGAGGGGAGGACGTGGACTGAGCCGATCTCTAAGGAACTGGAAGCCGCCTTTCTCGGCTCGCGGGGGATCAATGCTAAGCTCCTCTGGGACCTGGTTAAACCGGGTATCGACCCCCTGGGGCCCGAGAACGTGCTTATCTTTGGCGCCGGCAAACTCAGCGGCACCGGCGCTCCTTCCAGCGGCCGGACCACCATTACCTGCAAGAGCCCGGCTACCGGTCTCTACTTAAAGGCCAACTCAGGCGGGCACTGGGGAACAGAGTTACGGTACGCCGGTTACGACCACCTAGTAGTTCACGGGGCGGCCGCCCGGCCAGTTTATATATACATCGAAGACGATCGTGTGGAAGTACGGAGCGCCGCCCATCTGTGGGGTAAAGACGTGCGCGAAACAACCCGGATCTTGCGGGAGGAGCTCGGTGAGGAAATCGAGGTGGCCTGCATCGGGCAGGCGGGGGAGAATTTGGTCAAGATGGCCGGGGTCATGTGCTCCATTTACAACACGGCAGCTCGTGGAGGCGGGGGTGCCGTGATGGGATCCAAGAAACTCAAAGCTATCGCAGTCAAAGGCAGCGGCGAAATAGCCTTGAAGGACCCGGTAACCTATTGGAAGGTAGTACAGGAGTGCGTGAAGGGGCTCCTGGCAGATTCGGGCTCCAGCGGTCTGCACGCCTACGGCACTTCGGGTTCTGTGCTCCCCTTGAATGAGCTGAGGGGCTTTGCCGTCGACAACTGGCGTCGGGGTTCCCATCCCAATCTAGAAAAAATCAGCGGCCAAATCCTGGCTGAACGGTACCTGAAGCGTAAGGTAGGCTGCAACAGCTGCATTCTAGGCTGTCACCGTTACACGGAGCTGGACCATGGCAAATATGCTGGCTGCTATTCCGGAGGACCGGAGCTGGAAACCCTGGGCTCCCTGGGCTGCGGGTGCGGCGTGTATGAGTGGGAATATATCCTGAAGGGCAATGAACTCTGCAACCTTTACGGAATGGATACCATCTCCGTGGGTAATGTAATAGCTTGGGCCATGGAATGTTATGAACGCGGGGTTCTGACCAAAAAGGATACCGGCGGTCTGGAGCTTACCTGGGGTAACGGCGAAGCCGTAGTGGAGATGGTCAGGCAAATCGCCTTCCGGGAGGGTTTAGGCAATCTGCTGGCCGAGGGTGTCCGGCGGGCGGCCCAGCAAGTAGGCCAGGATTCCTGGAAGTGGGCCATAGAGGTCAAGGGCTTGGAACAGTCCAGAGTGGACACGCGGAAGGCCATGGCTTACGCTCTGGCCTTTGCAGTCAACCCTCGAGGGGCCGACCACCTGCACACCGAGACCTTTGCGGAATTTGGCCTTAGCCCGGAAGCCAGGGCGATTATTAAAGACATCACCGGGGATGAAAAATATGCCAATCCTTACTTGACAGAAAAAAGGGCCGAAATCGTCCGGCGGCATGAAGACTGCTACGCGGTAACGGACTCCCTTGGATTCTGCGCCTTCACCACCACGGCCCTCTTTGGGGTTACCCCTGACCGTATGGCCCGGCTGTTCGCTGCCGCTACGGGCCTGGAAATGTCGGAAGATGAGATTATGAAGGCCGGGCGGAGGATAGTTAACATCGAAAAAGCCTTTAACGTTCGAGAAGGGGCTACCCGGCAGGATGATACCGCACCCTGGCGGCTTCTGAACGAGCCAGCTCCTGACCTTCCTGAGGGAGCTACCGTGCTTTCCCAGGAAAAGCTGGACGAAATGTTGGATGCCTACTATACCCTGCATAACTGGGATCCGAAGACCAGCTGGCCCAAGCGGGAAACGCTGGTAGAGCTGGGGCTGGATGGAGTAGCCAGGGAACTGGAAGCTATGGGAAGACTTCTTCCCGAGTAA
- a CDS encoding MoaD/ThiS family protein — protein MAKIHLRFAGDSRAKFGKAVEELEIEPGSTIRQIVKLLDGPAVEGPGGRMPVAVIVNGRSIYTLDGLETVVKDGDMVVFVPYLAGG, from the coding sequence ATGGCCAAGATTCACTTGCGGTTCGCAGGGGACAGTAGGGCCAAATTTGGTAAGGCGGTGGAGGAACTGGAAATAGAGCCCGGCAGTACAATAAGGCAGATCGTTAAACTCCTGGATGGCCCGGCGGTAGAAGGGCCGGGAGGGAGGATGCCCGTAGCAGTGATAGTGAATGGCCGCAGTATCTATACCCTGGACGGCCTGGAGACGGTGGTCAAGGATGGCGACATGGTAGTCTTTGTGCCGTATCTGGCAGGCGGTTGA